The segment tcgaCAGTGAAGTCCGGTCAAATGCTGTATGTCTTATTTGTCAAGAAACCGTTGCGGTTTTTAAGGAATCCAACATCAGCCGTCACTTTTCCACCATGCATGCTAATTATGCTAACAACCAGTCAACGAAAGAAAAGACAGCTACTGCACAGAGATTGGCAGCTAGTTTGCAGGCTCAGCAAAACACCTTTACCCGAAAAACTGCCATCCAAGAATCAAGCACAAAGGCAAGTTATTTACTGGCATTAAAATGAGGTAACACCAGTAAGCCTTTCTCCGAAGGTGAGTTTCTCAAAGAGTGCATGGTAGAGATAGCAGCTATTTTGTGTCCTGAGAGCAAGAACAAATTTGAAAAAATAAGCTTATCACGCAGGACAGTGACTCGCCGTGTTGAGCTAATTGAAGAAGATTTAGCTAGCAAGCTAAACAAACAAGCGGAGTCATTTACATTATATTCCTTGGCACTGGACGAAAGTAACGACATAAGGGACAACGCTCAGCTTTTAATCTTTATCAGAGGGATTAATGACAATTTTGAGATAACGGAGGAGTTTTGGGCCATGGAATCCTTGAAGAGGAAAACGAGGGGAGAGGATTTGTATAACAGCGTGTCGGCGGCAATGGAAAGGCACAAGCTACCTTGGAGTACGCTCGCCAATGTTACCACAGATGGATCGCCAAATCTGACTGGAAAAAACGTCAGATTGCTGAAAAGAATCCAGGACCGTGTGAAAGAGGACAACCCTGAGCAGGAAGTAATTTTCTTACACTGCATAATCCACCAGGAAGcactgtgtaaatatgtattgcaACTTGACCACACAGTGAAGCCAGTTGTAAAACTCGTAAACTTTATTCGAGCGAGGGGACTTCAGCATCGTCAGTTTATTACGTTTCTTGAAGAAACTGACACCGATCACCAAGACTTGCCTTACCTCTCCAATGTCCGCTGGTTAAGTTTGGGGAAAGTGTGTCAACGAGTATGGGAGCTCAAACAAGAGATTATCTCATTTTTGGAGCTACTTGAGAAAGCCGACGATTTTCCTGAGCTGAGTGACACAGATTGGCTTTGTGATTTAGCTTTTGCTGTGGATATACTGACACACATGAATGAGCTGAACGTATagctacaagggaaagatcagtttgTCCATGATATGTACACAAACGTCAGAGCCTTCAAAACCAAGCTTGCCTTATTCTCAAAGCAAATGTCAAACAAGTCATTTGCTCATTTCCCCACACTGGCGACACTGAAAAAAGCCCCtcgaaatatgaaaaaatataggaaatcacTGGATGACCTGGGTGGAGAATTCTGCCGTCGGTTCTCTGATTTTGGAAAAAGTCACTTCAGCTTGTTTCGTGTCCCTTCACACAAGATCCTGAAACAGTGCCAGAAGATGTGACGCTGTTATTAAGGAGAAGTTCAACTCTCTTAAACTGGATGAGTTTTATGATTCATTAAGTGCAGCCAAATTTCCAAACATCCAGATGATGGCACAGAGGATGCTGGTGTTGTTTggctctacatatatatgtgaacagaCTTTTAGTATGATGAACATCAACAAAGCACCCGAAAGATCCCAGTTGAGTGATGAACACCTTAGATCTGTTCTGAGAATTGCCACAACAAAACTGACACTGGACTTTGATGCACTGGCAAAAAAGGGTGATTAACTACACTGTTCCCACTAAAAGTTAATGTAAGTACTGATCCTGCCCGTGTGTCAATTGTTTTAAGTCAATGTGGCCCCTGAGCC is part of the Penaeus chinensis breed Huanghai No. 1 chromosome 35, ASM1920278v2, whole genome shotgun sequence genome and harbors:
- the LOC125044083 gene encoding general transcription factor II-I repeat domain-containing protein 2A-like, producing MVEIAAILCPESKNKFEKISLSRRTVTRRVELIEEDLASKLNKQAESFTLYSLALDESNDIRDNAQLLIFIRGINDNFEITEEFWAMESLKRKTRGEDLYNSVSAAMERHKLPWSTLANVTTDGSPNLTGKNVRLLKRIQDRVKEDNPEQEVIFLHCIIHQEALCKYVLQLDHTVKPVVKLVNFIRARGLQHRQFITFLEETDTDHQDLPYLSNVRWLSLGKVCQRVWELKQEIISFLELLEKADDFPELSDTDWLCDLAFAVDILTHMNELNQMSNKSFAHFPTLATLKKAPRNMKKYRKSLDDLGGEFCRRFSDFGKSHFSLFRVPSHKILKQCQKM